A part of Flavobacteriaceae bacterium GSB9 genomic DNA contains:
- a CDS encoding rhomboid family intramembrane serine protease, whose protein sequence is MGKIDIITIVLIAANVIISYKGFQDYSFFEKYKFNVGAVKRGEQVRLFSSGFLHADTQHLLFNMLTLYFFADVVIALLNTTQFVLIYVGSLLLGNLLSLYFHKNEYHYSAVGASGAVSGVIYAAILLQPGMSLYLFFVPIPIPAYIFGIGYLLYSIYGMKNRIGNIGHDAHFGGAIGGYIITLGLSPWLFQTNLLMVVLLAIPIALLFILKKMRKM, encoded by the coding sequence ATGGGCAAAATAGATATAATTACCATTGTGCTGATTGCAGCCAACGTCATTATTTCGTACAAAGGATTTCAAGATTATTCGTTTTTCGAAAAATACAAATTTAATGTGGGTGCGGTAAAACGTGGAGAGCAAGTCCGTTTGTTTAGTTCGGGGTTTTTACATGCCGATACGCAGCATTTGTTGTTTAATATGTTGACGCTGTACTTTTTTGCCGATGTGGTTATTGCCTTGTTAAATACTACGCAGTTTGTTCTTATTTATGTGGGCAGTTTGTTATTGGGCAATTTGTTGTCGTTATATTTTCATAAAAATGAATACCATTACAGTGCTGTTGGGGCTAGTGGTGCTGTTTCAGGCGTTATTTATGCCGCTATTTTGTTGCAACCGGGCATGAGTTTGTACTTGTTTTTTGTGCCTATACCCATTCCGGCATATATTTTTGGTATTGGTTATTTGTTGTATTCTATTTATGGTATGAAAAACCGTATTGGTAACATTGGCCACGATGCCCACTTTGGTGGTGCCATTGGTGGATATATTATCACTTTGGGGTTATCGCCATGGTTATTTCAAACTAATTTATTAATGGTGGTTTTGTTGGCCATTCCTATTGCACTGCTTTTTATATTGAAGAAAATGCGGAAGATGTAA
- the lon gene encoding endopeptidase La, which produces MKKSNIMNLDSLSLQEFDENAELIPLMTPEDEEAINNEELPETLPILSLRNTVLFPGVVIPITAGRDQSIKLINDANKGGKVIGVVAQKDENVEKPTAKDIHETGTVARILRVLKMPDGNVTVIIQGKKRFKVAEVITEEPYMNATIRDIPEARPGQKNKEFTAIIDSIKDLALEIIKESPNIPSEASFAIKNIESNSFLVNFVSSNMNLSVAEKQELLEINDLKKRALATLKYMNVEFQKLELKNDIQSKVQMDMSQQQREYFLHQQMKTIQEELGGVSHDTEIEEMRIKAKEKKWDEKVAKHFEKEIAKIQRMNPQVAEYSIQRNYLELFLDLPWNEFSKDKFDLKRAMKILNRDHFGLEDVKRRIIEYLAVLKLRNDMKSPILCLYGPPGVGKTSLGKSIAEALGREYVRMSLGGLRDEAEIRGHRKTYIGAMPGRIIQNLKKAGTSNPVFVLDEIDKLATSNQGDPSSAMLEVLDPEQNSEFYDNFLEMGYDLSKVMFIATSNSLSTIQPALLDRMEIINVTGYTIEEKVEIAKQHLLPKQLKEHGLSTKDLKIGKPQLEKIVEGYTRESGVRGLEKQIAKMVRHAAKNIAMEEDYNIKVTNEDIIDVLGGPKLERDKYENNNVAGVVTGLAWTRVGGDILFIESILSKGKGTLTVTGNLGKVMKESATIAMEYIKSNAEEFGIDPAAFDKYNVHIHVPEGATPKDGPSAGITMLTSLVSLYTQKKVKKSLAMTGEITLRGKVLPVGGIKEKILAAKRARIKEILLCEDNRRDIEEIKPEYLKGLTFHYVSEMSEVIKIAITNQKVKNAKDI; this is translated from the coding sequence ATGAAGAAATCGAATATTATGAATCTTGACAGTTTGTCACTACAGGAATTTGACGAAAATGCAGAGTTAATTCCGTTAATGACACCCGAAGATGAAGAAGCCATTAATAACGAAGAATTACCAGAAACCTTGCCTATTTTGTCGTTACGCAACACGGTATTGTTTCCAGGAGTAGTTATTCCTATTACGGCTGGCAGAGACCAATCCATAAAACTGATTAACGATGCTAATAAAGGCGGAAAGGTGATTGGTGTAGTGGCCCAAAAGGATGAAAATGTTGAAAAGCCAACTGCAAAGGATATCCATGAAACGGGAACGGTAGCCAGAATTTTAAGGGTTTTAAAAATGCCCGATGGCAACGTTACTGTAATTATTCAAGGCAAAAAGCGTTTTAAGGTGGCCGAGGTAATTACTGAAGAGCCTTATATGAACGCAACCATTCGCGATATACCGGAAGCACGCCCGGGCCAAAAAAACAAAGAGTTTACGGCCATAATTGATTCTATTAAAGATTTAGCGCTCGAAATAATCAAGGAAAGCCCAAATATCCCGAGTGAAGCCTCTTTTGCCATTAAAAACATTGAAAGTAATTCGTTTTTGGTGAATTTCGTGTCTTCAAATATGAACCTTTCGGTTGCCGAAAAACAGGAGCTGCTCGAAATCAACGACCTAAAAAAACGGGCTTTGGCCACCTTAAAATATATGAATGTCGAGTTTCAGAAATTGGAACTCAAAAACGACATCCAATCGAAGGTGCAAATGGATATGAGCCAACAACAGCGCGAATATTTCCTTCATCAGCAAATGAAAACCATTCAGGAAGAACTGGGCGGTGTTAGCCACGATACCGAAATTGAAGAAATGCGCATTAAGGCCAAAGAGAAGAAATGGGACGAAAAAGTAGCCAAGCATTTTGAAAAGGAAATTGCCAAAATACAACGTATGAACCCTCAGGTTGCCGAGTATTCCATCCAGCGTAATTATTTAGAGCTGTTTTTAGATTTACCGTGGAACGAGTTTAGTAAAGATAAATTCGATCTAAAACGTGCCATGAAAATATTGAACAGGGATCACTTTGGGTTGGAGGACGTAAAACGACGCATTATTGAGTATTTAGCAGTGTTAAAACTGCGTAACGACATGAAATCGCCCATTTTGTGTTTGTACGGCCCTCCGGGTGTTGGTAAAACCTCTTTGGGTAAATCTATTGCCGAGGCTTTAGGGCGCGAATATGTGCGCATGTCTTTGGGTGGTTTGCGTGATGAAGCCGAAATTAGAGGGCACCGTAAAACATATATTGGTGCTATGCCGGGCCGAATTATTCAAAACTTGAAAAAGGCAGGGACATCGAACCCTGTATTTGTATTGGATGAAATCGATAAGCTTGCCACCTCAAATCAAGGTGACCCATCGTCTGCCATGCTTGAAGTTTTGGACCCCGAGCAAAATAGCGAGTTTTATGATAACTTTTTGGAAATGGGATACGACCTTTCAAAAGTTATGTTTATCGCTACTTCCAATAGCTTGTCAACCATTCAGCCCGCTTTATTGGACCGTATGGAAATTATAAACGTAACAGGGTATACTATTGAAGAAAAAGTAGAAATCGCCAAGCAGCACCTGTTACCCAAACAGCTTAAAGAGCACGGTTTATCGACAAAAGATCTAAAAATAGGCAAACCGCAACTCGAGAAAATTGTTGAGGGTTATACCCGCGAGTCAGGTGTTCGCGGCTTGGAAAAGCAAATCGCAAAAATGGTACGTCATGCGGCTAAAAATATAGCCATGGAAGAAGATTACAACATTAAAGTTACTAATGAAGATATTATTGATGTATTAGGTGGACCAAAACTTGAGCGCGATAAATATGAAAACAATAATGTGGCCGGCGTAGTTACCGGGTTGGCTTGGACGCGCGTTGGTGGTGACATTTTATTTATTGAGTCAATTTTATCAAAAGGAAAAGGAACCTTGACGGTTACCGGAAATTTAGGTAAAGTGATGAAAGAATCGGCTACCATTGCCATGGAATATATTAAATCGAACGCAGAGGAATTTGGAATAGATCCTGCCGCTTTCGATAAATATAATGTTCACATCCATGTGCCAGAGGGCGCAACGCCTAAAGATGGTCCAAGTGCAGGGATTACGATGCTTACCTCTTTGGTGTCACTGTACACACAGAAAAAAGTGAAGAAAAGTTTAGCCATGACGGGTGAGATTACATTGCGCGGAAAAGTACTTCCGGTGGGCGGAATTAAAGAAAAGATTTTGGCAGCCAAGCGTGCCAGAATTAAAGAAATTCTGTTATGTGAAGATAATCGCCGGGATATTGAGGAAATTAAACCTGAATATTTAAAAGGTTTGACCTTCCATTATGTATCTGAAATGAGTGAGGTTATAAAAATAGCCATCACCAATCAAAAAGTTAAAAACGCCAAAGACATATAA
- the porQ gene encoding type IX secretion system protein PorQ, which produces MLKKIFPFFCFVLTTLATAQVGGEHTYQFLNLVSSPRQAALGGKVFTNVDYDVTQALLNPATINVEMDNQLALNYTSYLGGIGYGTAAYAYTIDRHAQTFHGGITYINYGSFDGYDENGNSTGTFSGSETALSLGYATQIGYSDFYFGGNLKLITSKLEQYGSFGAAVDLGLIFIDENLDFNAALVVRNLGSQITTYAGLSEPLPFEVAFGMSQKLENVPIRWHVTLENLQQWPISRPNPARSTSDLSGNTSDEKIGFIGQVIRHAIVGAEIFPEGGFNIRVGYNFRRGEDLRILNQRNFSGLSAGISIKMNKMRFSYTHAKYTSAANSNFFGLQIDLQ; this is translated from the coding sequence ATGCTAAAAAAAATTTTCCCATTTTTTTGTTTCGTTTTAACAACCTTAGCTACGGCCCAAGTGGGTGGAGAGCATACCTACCAATTTTTAAACTTGGTTTCATCGCCGCGTCAGGCCGCATTGGGCGGAAAGGTCTTTACAAATGTAGATTATGATGTTACCCAAGCCTTATTAAACCCTGCGACCATAAATGTAGAAATGGATAACCAATTGGCCCTAAACTACACTAGTTATTTGGGCGGTATTGGATACGGTACAGCTGCTTATGCTTATACTATTGACAGGCATGCACAAACCTTTCACGGAGGGATAACATATATAAATTATGGTTCGTTTGATGGTTATGATGAAAACGGTAATTCCACAGGAACGTTTAGCGGAAGCGAAACAGCATTGTCGCTCGGGTATGCTACACAAATTGGCTACTCAGATTTTTATTTCGGTGGAAACCTAAAATTGATTACCTCAAAATTGGAACAATACGGTTCTTTTGGTGCGGCAGTTGATTTAGGACTTATTTTTATTGATGAAAATTTAGATTTCAATGCGGCGTTGGTTGTTAGGAATTTAGGCTCGCAAATAACAACTTACGCAGGCTTAAGTGAACCTTTACCATTTGAAGTGGCTTTTGGAATGTCCCAAAAATTAGAAAATGTTCCAATCCGTTGGCATGTAACCTTGGAAAATCTACAGCAATGGCCTATTTCAAGGCCAAATCCGGCGCGATCAACCAGCGATTTATCAGGCAATACATCCGATGAAAAAATAGGCTTTATTGGTCAAGTAATTCGCCATGCCATTGTTGGGGCAGAGATTTTCCCCGAAGGTGGTTTCAATATCAGAGTTGGTTATAACTTTAGAAGAGGTGAAGATTTGAGAATTCTCAACCAGCGAAACTTTTCTGGTCTTTCAGCAGGAATTTCCATTAAAATGAACAAAATGCGTTTTAGTTACACGCATGCTAAATATACCAGTGCTGCCAACTCCAACTTCTTCGGCTTGCAAATTGATTTACAATAA
- the cmk gene encoding (d)CMP kinase produces the protein MNNITIAIDGFSSTGKSTVAKQLAKHLGYVYVDTGAMYRAVTLYAMQKGLIDTNHFNEAALIERLPEIHISFKFNPDLGFAEVYLNGKNVEKHIRTLEVSSFVSKVAAISEVRKKLVEQQQKMGADKGVVMDGRDIGTVVFPDAELKLFMTATAETRAKRRFKELTDRGDKIQYQDVLKNVEERDYIDSNREDSPLVKAKGAIEIDNSKMTLQEQFDKILQLVKKVIESG, from the coding sequence ATGAATAACATTACCATAGCCATAGACGGGTTTTCATCAACAGGAAAAAGTACAGTTGCCAAACAATTGGCCAAGCATTTGGGCTATGTGTATGTCGATACGGGTGCCATGTATCGAGCGGTTACGCTATACGCCATGCAAAAAGGGTTAATCGATACCAATCATTTTAATGAAGCGGCTTTAATTGAACGTTTGCCGGAAATACATATAAGTTTTAAGTTTAATCCTGATTTAGGTTTCGCAGAAGTCTATTTAAATGGGAAAAATGTTGAAAAGCACATACGCACCTTGGAAGTTTCCAGTTTTGTGAGTAAAGTGGCCGCTATTTCTGAGGTGCGCAAAAAACTGGTGGAACAGCAACAAAAAATGGGAGCCGATAAAGGTGTTGTTATGGACGGCAGGGATATTGGTACCGTGGTTTTTCCGGATGCCGAGTTAAAATTGTTTATGACGGCTACTGCCGAAACTCGTGCTAAACGCCGTTTTAAAGAATTGACAGATCGAGGAGACAAAATACAATATCAAGACGTTTTAAAAAACGTGGAAGAGCGTGATTACATCGACTCTAACCGAGAAGATTCCCCTTTGGTAAAAGCTAAAGGTGCTATTGAAATCGATAACTCTAAAATGACGCTTCAAGAGCAATTTGATAAAATCCTTCAATTAGTCAAAAAAGTCATTGAAAGCGGTTAA
- a CDS encoding DUF6048 family protein translates to MKQPRTLTLRISSLLAVLLLATVTEAQNDSIAKATSDTTRVKLKYGLRVGGDIGKLIRSSLDDDYAGFEIQGDYRLKKDLYIAGEIGIEEKNTVNDYLDITSKGSYLKAGIDYNMYENWLDMDNMIYAGFRIGAATFTQDLNSFTVYNTNQFWEQYTSTETESFSGLTAIWAEIILGIKVELLNNLYLGLNAQLKLKANETEPNNFQNVYIPGFGKTYDSTGIGVGYSYFLSYRIPLYKKYKNIEKVKADDEIEAETKN, encoded by the coding sequence ATGAAACAACCACGCACTTTAACATTACGCATTAGCAGTCTTCTTGCGGTTTTACTATTGGCAACCGTTACAGAGGCCCAAAATGATAGTATTGCTAAGGCTACAAGCGATACAACCCGTGTAAAACTAAAATATGGCTTAAGGGTTGGCGGCGATATAGGAAAACTTATTCGGTCATCGCTCGACGACGATTATGCTGGTTTTGAAATTCAAGGAGATTATAGATTAAAAAAAGACCTTTATATTGCCGGTGAAATTGGTATTGAAGAAAAAAATACTGTAAACGATTATCTGGATATTACCAGCAAAGGCTCATATCTTAAAGCAGGAATTGATTACAATATGTATGAAAACTGGTTGGATATGGACAACATGATTTATGCCGGATTTAGAATTGGCGCGGCCACATTTACCCAAGATCTAAACAGTTTTACAGTATATAACACCAATCAATTTTGGGAGCAATACACTTCTACCGAAACGGAATCGTTTAGTGGTTTAACAGCCATTTGGGCAGAAATAATTCTTGGTATTAAGGTTGAATTGCTCAACAACCTTTATTTGGGCTTAAATGCGCAATTAAAGCTTAAAGCTAACGAAACCGAACCCAATAATTTCCAAAACGTTTATATTCCCGGTTTTGGCAAAACTTATGATAGTACTGGTATTGGCGTAGGTTATAGTTATTTCCTATCCTATCGAATCCCGCTTTACAAGAAATATAAAAACATTGAAAAAGTTAAAGCTGATGACGAGATTGAAGCTGAAACAAAAAACTAG
- a CDS encoding DUF6452 family protein yields MKYFKTLIIPLILLIVLSISCERDDICPASTPTTPRLIIDFLDVKNPDNKKDVVDIVVAGLDNETILGNYNFVRTSSLLLPLKTDDNTTQFIVIKEAEIDDNDTPDDTSDDTITGNQDIITINYSREQVFVSRACGYKTIFKNVTLTIEPDSDNWMLSRQPLTDNQSVEDETTTHFNITH; encoded by the coding sequence ATGAAATACTTTAAAACCCTAATCATTCCCCTGATCTTGCTCATTGTACTATCTATCAGCTGCGAGCGCGATGATATTTGTCCGGCAAGCACACCTACAACACCGCGGTTAATTATCGATTTTCTTGATGTAAAAAACCCCGACAACAAAAAGGACGTGGTTGATATTGTTGTTGCAGGTTTAGATAACGAAACGATTCTTGGAAATTATAACTTTGTTCGTACCTCATCGCTTTTACTTCCACTAAAAACTGATGACAACACCACGCAGTTTATCGTTATTAAAGAAGCTGAAATTGATGATAATGACACCCCAGATGATACTTCAGACGATACCATTACCGGCAATCAAGATATTATAACAATAAATTACAGTAGAGAGCAGGTATTTGTATCACGAGCCTGTGGCTACAAAACCATATTTAAAAACGTAACGCTCACCATCGAGCCCGACTCTGATAACTGGATGCTTTCCAGACAACCGTTAACCGATAATCAATCTGTAGAAGATGAAACAACCACGCACTTTAACATTACGCATTAG
- the rlmD gene encoding 23S rRNA (uracil(1939)-C(5))-methyltransferase RlmD, with amino-acid sequence MSRKKSRKKIFESLEVIDAGAKGKTIAKAPDGKVVFLSNAVPGDVVDVQTFKKRKAYYEGKATVFHELSEKRTEPVCEHFGTCGGCKWQNMAYEHQLYYKQKEVTNNLTRIGHIELPEVTPILGSEKQYFYRNKMEFSFSDSRWLTLDEIQSGEDLDDKNALGFHIPGMWDKILDVKKCHLQQAPSNAIRNGVKQFAIDNNLEFFNTRNQTGLLRTMMIRTSTTGDVMVLIQFFKEDETKRKLLLDFIDETFPQVTALLYVINEKGNDTIYDQEVICYKGNDHIFENMEGLKFKINAKSFYQTNSEQAYELYKITRNFAGLTGNELVYDLYTGTGTIAQFVAKKAKKVVGVEAVPDAITAAKENAQLNQINNVDFFVGDMKHVFNTGFINKHGQPDVIITDPPRDGMHKDVVQQILNIAPKRVVYVSCNSATQARDLALMDAQYKVVKTQAVDMFPQTFHVENVVLLEHR; translated from the coding sequence ATGTCAAGAAAAAAATCCAGAAAAAAAATTTTTGAAAGCTTAGAGGTTATAGATGCCGGAGCCAAAGGCAAAACCATTGCAAAAGCACCAGATGGAAAAGTTGTTTTTCTGTCTAATGCCGTACCAGGAGATGTTGTTGATGTTCAAACCTTTAAAAAGCGAAAAGCATATTACGAAGGTAAAGCCACAGTTTTTCATGAACTATCGGAAAAAAGAACCGAACCTGTTTGCGAGCACTTTGGCACTTGTGGCGGTTGCAAATGGCAAAATATGGCCTACGAACACCAATTGTATTACAAACAAAAGGAAGTTACCAACAACCTTACCCGTATTGGACATATCGAATTACCCGAAGTGACCCCTATTTTAGGTTCCGAAAAGCAATATTTTTACCGTAATAAAATGGAATTTTCGTTTAGTGACAGCCGTTGGCTCACACTAGACGAAATTCAGTCGGGTGAAGATTTGGACGATAAAAACGCTTTAGGTTTCCACATTCCGGGCATGTGGGATAAAATTCTGGATGTGAAAAAATGCCATTTACAACAAGCCCCTTCAAATGCTATTAGAAATGGGGTGAAACAATTTGCCATTGATAACAATTTGGAATTTTTCAATACCCGTAATCAAACCGGGTTGTTACGAACCATGATGATTCGTACATCCACGACCGGCGATGTAATGGTGCTTATTCAGTTTTTTAAAGAAGATGAAACCAAACGCAAATTATTGCTCGATTTTATTGATGAAACGTTTCCGCAGGTAACAGCGTTACTCTACGTTATAAACGAAAAAGGCAACGATACTATTTACGACCAAGAAGTGATTTGCTACAAAGGCAACGACCATATTTTTGAAAATATGGAAGGCTTGAAATTTAAAATTAACGCCAAATCGTTCTACCAAACCAACTCTGAGCAAGCTTACGAACTCTACAAAATAACACGTAATTTTGCAGGTTTAACCGGAAATGAATTGGTTTATGACTTATATACCGGCACTGGTACGATTGCACAGTTTGTGGCTAAAAAAGCAAAAAAAGTGGTTGGCGTTGAAGCCGTACCAGATGCCATAACTGCTGCAAAAGAAAATGCACAATTAAACCAAATAAATAACGTTGACTTTTTTGTGGGCGATATGAAACATGTTTTCAATACCGGGTTTATAAACAAACACGGGCAGCCCGATGTTATCATCACCGACCCTCCACGGGACGGCATGCATAAAGATGTGGTTCAACAAATTTTAAATATTGCACCAAAACGTGTGGTTTATGTGAGTTGTAACAGTGCCACCCAAGCCCGCGATTTGGCCTTGATGGATGCCCAATATAAAGTTGTTAAAACCCAAGCGGTTGATATGTTTCCACAAACTTTTCACGTTGAAAATGTGGTGCTTTTGGAACACCGATAA
- a CDS encoding mechanosensitive ion channel has product MDYLSNLLDSITETLGADLSNALAALIIVIIGWFVARLLKRLVLKLFKSTGIDEKLHNSKISLSKFISKLVYFLIMIFVFSLALEKMGMSNVLDPLKNMLDDFTRFLPNIIGAGLVCYIGYMLATIVSELVELSGDSIQKLVRKLRMPENIDLVDVVKKVVFILIFIPLLISAFNILNLDSISEPATAMLGNFFDAVPKIILASLILILFVVGGRFLSELIKDLLNSINLNNFFNKAGLGSITGNYNLVGIIGNLIYYFIILFGITTAVEKLEFAHLSDILYTITNYSAKILFGLVILAIGNWLANIAATNFSKTDKNGFVTSVIRVAIIAIFLAIGMRSMGIADEIINLAFGISLGTVALTIVLSFGLGGREAAGKQMSKILDKFNNKQN; this is encoded by the coding sequence ATGGACTATTTATCGAATCTTTTAGACAGTATCACAGAAACATTGGGCGCAGACCTATCGAATGCGCTTGCTGCCTTAATTATTGTAATAATTGGTTGGTTTGTGGCTCGATTGTTAAAACGACTGGTCTTGAAACTATTTAAGAGCACAGGAATAGACGAAAAGCTGCATAACTCTAAAATTAGCCTTTCAAAATTCATTAGTAAGCTGGTATATTTTTTGATTATGATCTTCGTTTTTAGTTTAGCCTTAGAAAAAATGGGCATGAGCAATGTTCTTGACCCATTAAAAAATATGCTTGACGATTTTACAAGGTTCTTACCCAATATTATAGGCGCTGGTTTAGTTTGCTATATTGGCTATATGTTGGCTACCATTGTTTCTGAACTGGTTGAACTCTCAGGTGATTCCATTCAAAAACTTGTTCGAAAGTTGAGGATGCCCGAAAATATTGACCTAGTGGACGTTGTTAAAAAGGTCGTATTTATTTTAATCTTTATCCCACTACTTATCTCGGCGTTCAATATTTTAAACTTGGATTCTATTTCAGAGCCTGCAACAGCAATGCTCGGCAATTTCTTTGATGCCGTTCCGAAAATTATTCTGGCTTCTTTAATATTAATTCTATTTGTAGTTGGCGGTCGTTTTCTAAGCGAACTGATTAAAGATTTACTTAACAGCATCAACCTCAATAATTTTTTCAACAAAGCAGGTTTAGGCTCCATAACAGGCAATTACAATCTTGTAGGCATTATTGGGAATCTTATTTATTATTTTATCATTTTGTTCGGAATCACTACTGCTGTAGAAAAGTTGGAATTTGCCCACCTTTCTGATATTCTGTACACGATTACAAATTATTCGGCCAAAATATTATTCGGCCTAGTGATTTTAGCCATTGGTAATTGGTTAGCCAACATAGCCGCTACTAATTTCTCTAAAACAGACAAGAATGGTTTTGTGACTTCTGTTATAAGAGTTGCCATTATCGCTATTTTCTTGGCAATTGGCATGCGCTCCATGGGTATCGCCGACGAAATTATTAATCTGGCGTTCGGTATCTCTTTAGGAACCGTGGCTTTAACCATCGTTCTTTCTTTCGGATTGGGCGGTCGTGAAGCTGCTGGAAAACAAATGAGCAAAATATTAGACAAGTTCAACAATAAACAAAACTAA
- the rocD gene encoding ornithine--oxo-acid transaminase — translation MAVLDQLTSQQAIDLENEYGAHNYHPLPVVLTKGEGVYVWDVEGKKYYDFLSAYSAVNQGHCHPKIVGAMMQQAQTLTLTSRAFYNDMLGKFEKFACQFFGFDKLLPMNTGAEAVETALKICRKWAYEVKGIDENEAEIVVCENNFHGRTTTIISFSNDAVARNNFGPYTKGFLKIEYDNLEALEYTLKNNPNVAGFLVEPIQGEAGVYVPSEDYLLKAKALCEKYNVLFIADEVQTGIARTGRLLATCGNCSCEHKNCSKNPEVKPDILILGKAISGGVYPVSAVLANNPIMNVIKPGSHGSTFGGNPVAAAVAMAALEVVRDENLAENAQALGELFREELNKFIETSKIVKLIRGKGLLNAIVINDDEDSDTAWNICLALRDNGLLAKPTHGNIIRFAPPLVMNREQLLDCVDIIKKTLKSFE, via the coding sequence ATGGCTGTTTTAGACCAATTGACTTCGCAACAAGCGATAGATTTAGAAAACGAATATGGAGCTCATAACTACCATCCGTTACCCGTAGTGTTAACAAAAGGTGAAGGTGTATATGTTTGGGATGTAGAGGGTAAAAAATATTACGACTTTTTATCGGCATATTCTGCAGTAAACCAAGGGCATTGTCACCCCAAAATTGTTGGTGCAATGATGCAGCAAGCACAAACCCTAACATTAACTTCCAGAGCTTTTTATAACGATATGTTGGGCAAGTTTGAAAAGTTTGCTTGTCAGTTTTTTGGCTTCGATAAATTATTACCAATGAATACTGGTGCAGAGGCTGTAGAAACAGCTTTGAAAATCTGCAGAAAATGGGCTTACGAAGTAAAGGGAATTGATGAAAATGAAGCGGAAATTGTGGTTTGCGAGAATAACTTTCACGGACGCACCACCACGATTATTTCGTTTTCTAACGATGCCGTAGCTCGGAATAATTTTGGGCCTTATACCAAAGGATTCCTCAAAATTGAATATGATAATTTGGAGGCCTTGGAATATACTTTGAAAAACAATCCTAATGTTGCTGGGTTTTTGGTGGAGCCTATTCAAGGAGAAGCCGGCGTTTATGTGCCTTCCGAAGACTACCTTTTAAAAGCAAAAGCACTTTGTGAAAAATATAATGTGTTGTTTATTGCCGACGAAGTGCAAACGGGTATTGCGCGTACTGGTCGGTTATTGGCCACTTGTGGTAACTGTTCATGTGAGCATAAAAATTGCTCTAAAAACCCAGAAGTGAAACCAGATATTTTAATTCTAGGAAAAGCCATTAGTGGTGGGGTGTACCCAGTTTCTGCTGTTTTGGCAAACAACCCTATTATGAATGTTATAAAGCCTGGAAGCCACGGTAGTACGTTTGGTGGTAATCCCGTTGCAGCAGCCGTTGCTATGGCAGCTTTAGAAGTGGTTCGTGATGAAAATTTGGCTGAAAATGCTCAGGCTTTGGGCGAGCTTTTTAGAGAAGAATTAAACAAGTTTATTGAGACTAGTAAAATTGTTAAACTCATTCGTGGTAAAGGGTTGCTCAATGCCATAGTGATTAATGATGACGAAGACAGCGATACGGCTTGGAATATCTGTTTAGCCTTGCGAGACAACGGTTTGTTAGCTAAACCCACACATGGTAATATTATTAGGTTTGCTCCGCCACTAGTGATGAATCGTGAACAGTTGTTAGATTGTGTAGATATTATCAAAAAAACGCTAAAGTCATTTGAATGA